The sequence CCGACGCCCCACCCGAAATTTGCTTAACTGCCGATGAGACGCCGCCGATTTGATCATTCACCTCATCCACAAACCGCTCGATCTGCGAGAACAGACTTCCTGCGGTTCCCACCGTAAGCATGCCTCCCTTAACTTCTTGTGTGGAAGCATCCATAGAAGCCTGAACGTTGCCAATCTCTTCTTGGATATTGCGGACCAGCAAGGAGATTTCTTGCGCAGACCGCGCCGACTGGTCGGACAGCTTCTTCACTTCACTGGCCACCACCGCAAACCCCCGTCCATGCTCTCCCGCTCTGGCCGCTTCGATGGAAGCATTCAGCGAGAGCATGCCCGTTTGTCCGGAAAATTGGGTAATGGCCTTCGTCACTTCACCGATCTTTTGCGAAGTATGGGACAATACTTGAATAAGCCGCGCTAAGTTTTCGACTGAACTGTCGATGGAATCCATCTGCTCTGCGGCGCTTCCGATGGCTTGAGTGCCTTCCGCTGACAACGTCGCCGTTTTGTTCGAGGTATCCGTGACCAACTGGGCGGCGGCGGCAATTTCCTGGATGCGGGCAGTTATTTCATAAACGGTCTTAACCCCTTGATCTACCGTTCCAACCTGTTTTTCCGCCCCATCCGACATTTTTTCCGTCGCTCCCGCAATATGCTCGGTCGCCTTGACGGTCTGCTCCGAACTCACCGCGAGCTGCTCCGCCGAAGCGGCCAACTGATCGGACAATTCGCTTACTTCAATAAGTACTCCCCTCAGCGAATCAATCATCAGGTTGAAGGTTGATCCAAGCTGCCCCAGCTCATCCTTCGATTTCACCTCCACGTGAGCCGACAAATCTCCCTCAGCGAGCTTCTCGGAAGCTTCCTTAAGTAAACGCAGCGGAGAAGTGATCGAACGGATAATAAACAAAATCAAGGCCAAACCCGCTGCCATAGCTGCGATTAGAACAATAAGCGTCGTCTGGAAAATCGGGGCAGCCTCTCGCTTCACTTCATCTATGTACCATGTGCCTGCTATTTTCCATCCGGTGAGAGCATTGGTGGCAAATATCAATTTCTTAGTCTTTCCGTCCCTCTCATTTACATAATCCAGTTCGTCCGAACCGGATTTGAACATACGATCGATCACCTCTAATTTAGCCGTATCGCCAACCTTCACACCCGGGGACACCAGATATTTCCTCTGATTATCGATCAAAATGACATAGCCCTGTGAGCCGATTTTCACTCCCGCCACCATTTTACTTAACTCGGCCAGGCTGAAATTCGCCCCCACGATCCCGTGCCCATCCTTCGTCGCCTTCGCTATGGTAACGACCGTACTATTCGTTGAAGCGGATATATATGTATCTGTGATAATGGCCTTGTCTTTATTCTGCATTGCCTTGATATATTGAGGTCTTGTCCTTGGGTCGAAGCCTTTGGGCAGATTCAATTTAGTCGCGCTAAGTATAGCCCCTTGGTCATTTGAAGCAAACACCGTTTCCAAATCCGGATGCAGCGCTTTGAAGCTGACAAGCAGCGCTTTGATTTCAGGATTTTCAGCACCCGATCCGGAAATGATGTTATTGACCTCCACCTGCTGGGATAAGAAATCAATGGCTTTCATTTTTTCATGAATGTTCTTCTCGATCATTTGATTCAGCAGATTTACATTGGAAGATGCCGAATGCCTTAAGTCATCATTGACTTTGTTACGTGCGGTAAAATAAGAAGCGCCGCCGATCGCCAGACTGGGCAAAAGCAAAATGCACAAAAAAGACAATATCAGCTTGCTTTTGACCGAATGAAAATTCCACTTTATGCCATGCTTTGTTTTCAACGAAACCCATCCTCTCTCTTCTGCAAAAAGAAAAAATCCCCTTTTTCGGTTTGATTTTCTACAAACGCTATGGTATTTATCGGCAAAATCATTCATGAAAACAATACTTGGAAAAAACAATTCATATTTCAAAATCCCCAACTTCACAAAACTGAAAAAAAGGCTTGCTGAACTGCTGTTTCAAGCAGTCCAACAAGCCCATTGCCAAAGCATACCTGGCAGCCATTAACGAATATATTTAATAGTCTCCCACGCAAAATAGCCCCACAAAGTGAGGCCTATGCTTCGATGCTTATTCCAAATTCTTTGCGGGGACCCCGAAAACTAATAAATTCTTTAATGGCAAAAAAGCGGAGTCCCCTCATCGGGAACTCCGCCGTTTAGCCGCTTAGGCCGTCTCGAGCACCGGCAGCAGAATTTCAAATACCTTGCCATGCTGAAGGATTGTCAGCCCGCGGGATTTGTCTTTCATCACCACGACCTCAGGCTTCTGCGCCATGCGCTCCAGGTAATGTTCAGGCACGTCGCCGGAATGGCTGATCGTTACGCCCTCTACCTCCTGCTCCTCGTTCTCTTCCATCGAACTGTCCACTACACGGTCGAAAATATCCGAGAACAGCTCAAAATTATCTGTGTATACGGAAATGCATTTCATTCTAATCCCATCCTCTTCTTCATATCTGTCTTAAAGCGGCCGCGCTTCACTATTTCTTAGCTTTGCTTACCTGCAAGGTTTTCATACGTTTCTTCCCTTCGCGGCATACATCCAGAAGCGGGCATACCTGGCATTTCGGATTCTGCGCCTTGCAGTGATATCTTCCGAAAAAAATCAGCCGGTGATGCGTCAGCGTCCATTCATTCTTCGGGACCGCCTTCATCAGCTTCTTCTCAACCTCCAGCACTGAATCCTTCCATCCCGCGAGCCCCAGACGCTTCGATACCCTCTCAACATGCGTATCCACGGCAATCGCAGGCACGCCGAAGGCGTTGGATACGACCACATTGGCTGTCTTTCGTCCCACCCCCGGAAGGGTAACCAACTGATCGTGGGCCTGCGGCACTTTCCCGCCATACTGATCGATCAGAATTGAGCACAAATTCTGAATATGCTTTGCCTTATTACGGTAAAGGCCGATCCGCCGTATGTCTTGCTCCAGTTCCTCCAGCGGGACGGAAACATAATCCAGCGGTGTCTTATACTTTCGGAACAAGTCTGCGGTGACTTTGTTTACGGTTGCGTCCGTGCATTGGGCCGACAGCAGCACGGCAATCGTCAGCTCGAACGCATTGCTGTGGTTAAGCTCACAGTCCGCATCCGGAAACATCTCGCCAATTGTATCCAGAATGTGGCGGACATCTGAAATCTTCATATGGTGTACCTCACATGTCAGGTATATCGCTCTGCTAGTATAAATGGTTGCATCAATATATTCAAGGAAGTTCAATGAAGTATGTATTATAGCCGGGTGGTCCCATACATGACAAGATTGTATCTCCTCTTCCTAGAAAAAAACGTCCCGACGCAGGGAAGCCATGCGTCAGGACGGTATCTCTCGCGGAAAAAGCCGCCATTCCTTACTGCTTCACAATTTCAACCACGACATTGTTATTGAAATATACTGTGATTTTATCATTTTCTTTGAGAGATTGCACGGATAAAGTCGTGTCTCCTTGGTGAATGTATACGTTAGGCGACAGGATAAACCGGTAATTTTCGTCATTTACGTTATCCCGCTTGACAACAATGCGGCTTGCAGCTGCATCATAGCTCGAAAAGTTGCGGGTCTGAACGGGCAGTACGCGCACAATCGTCGTTCCGTCGGCATCCTTGCGGACCTCCGCTCTTTCGGATAACGAAAGGGAACTTAGCGCTGTGGAAGTGCCATTGTCACGGACAATTTTGACGCTTCCTCCCGTTCCGAAGGCTTGGACAGTACCCGCATAGTCTTTAACGCTCAGCGTCCCGGCTGCGGCGTCAATGGCTGTTATCTGACCTGTCGTTGTCTTTACGGATTGAATCGACAATGGGGAGCTTCCAAGCGCGCTGACATTGACATAATCTCCAGCCTTGAGGTCGCTCAGTTTGATCGTCTGTCCAGTCTCGTCGGTCAGCGGAATGGCGAGCGTGTAAATATCGATGTTCCCTCCGGATGTCTTGACACCCAATTTGTTGTTCGCTGCATCGACATACGCGAGCCCCAGCTGCTGAGATGTCTTAACCTTCAATATAGTCAAAACATCCTGGCTTGTCGGAACGTAGCCGATTACGCTGCTGCCAACGGATACATCGGTAATGGAAAGGCCCGTCCGTCCAAATATCTCGACAATCGGCGGATAAGGGAAAGTCATGGAATGGCCGTCGGCCGTCTTCAGCACAATTGACTTTGACGCAGTATTGACCGAAGTAAGGACGCCTTCATACTTGCTGACAATCTCTAGGGAAAGCGTCCGCTGGCCGAGAGCATTGATATTCACCTTCCGGTTCTCTGTCAGCATCGGACCAATAGTGGTCAATGTAGGAATTATTCCGTTATCGTTAATATATTTTGTATTATCATCCAGTTCGTATACATGCGGTTTATTTCCGTTGTCGGTAACCGTCAGCAGCTTGGTCTTGGAATTGTAGCTGGTAACCGACGCTCCAAACTGCTGATCGAGCTTGCGGCTGATTACAGATATTTTAGTAACCTGATCGCTGCCGTTTAGGGTCAATTCCACAGTATCGCCGTAGGTCGCATCGGCAATGAGATCCGCTGCGACCGGTTTGATATAGCCCGGGATGATGATGGCGGGGCTTGCCGCAAGCAGTTGGACGCCGCGTGTGCCATCGGCTTTCTTGTAAACTACGGAGGAACTGTTCAGGTCAGTGAGCATTCCCTGTACTGTCCGTTCTACAGCCTGCGTCACCTCAACGGAAACGATCAGATTATTCACAATCTTATAATTTACCGTTGAGCCAGCCTTCAATTCAGAAGGCAGCAGAATAGCCTTTTGATAGCTGAACAGGGCGCTGTCCGCCCATTTGAATGTTTCGTCCGTTCCGGAAGCATTCGTGAAGGTTATCGTCTTGGCGGTAAGGT is a genomic window of Paenibacillus durus ATCC 35681 containing:
- a CDS encoding methyl-accepting chemotaxis protein; protein product: MKTKHGIKWNFHSVKSKLILSFLCILLLPSLAIGGASYFTARNKVNDDLRHSASSNVNLLNQMIEKNIHEKMKAIDFLSQQVEVNNIISGSGAENPEIKALLVSFKALHPDLETVFASNDQGAILSATKLNLPKGFDPRTRPQYIKAMQNKDKAIITDTYISASTNSTVVTIAKATKDGHGIVGANFSLAELSKMVAGVKIGSQGYVILIDNQRKYLVSPGVKVGDTAKLEVIDRMFKSGSDELDYVNERDGKTKKLIFATNALTGWKIAGTWYIDEVKREAAPIFQTTLIVLIAAMAAGLALILFIIRSITSPLRLLKEASEKLAEGDLSAHVEVKSKDELGQLGSTFNLMIDSLRGVLIEVSELSDQLAASAEQLAVSSEQTVKATEHIAGATEKMSDGAEKQVGTVDQGVKTVYEITARIQEIAAAAQLVTDTSNKTATLSAEGTQAIGSAAEQMDSIDSSVENLARLIQVLSHTSQKIGEVTKAITQFSGQTGMLSLNASIEAARAGEHGRGFAVVASEVKKLSDQSARSAQEISLLVRNIQEEIGNVQASMDASTQEVKGGMLTVGTAGSLFSQIERFVDEVNDQIGGVSSAVKQISGGASEMNETIDSIAHVARSNATETENISAAAQEQLASMEEISSSSADLSRMAEEMHRLVDRFKL
- the nth gene encoding endonuclease III, which encodes MKISDVRHILDTIGEMFPDADCELNHSNAFELTIAVLLSAQCTDATVNKVTADLFRKYKTPLDYVSVPLEELEQDIRRIGLYRNKAKHIQNLCSILIDQYGGKVPQAHDQLVTLPGVGRKTANVVVSNAFGVPAIAVDTHVERVSKRLGLAGWKDSVLEVEKKLMKAVPKNEWTLTHHRLIFFGRYHCKAQNPKCQVCPLLDVCREGKKRMKTLQVSKAKK
- a CDS encoding S-layer homology domain-containing protein, whose translation is MSELNKYNYYSKGYTKKAISVLLAGVVAFGGAGTVLAESAPAGNRVGGVSSPSAAGTGAFSDVTSGFWAEKHIYKLAAQEIIIGNNGKFRPADPVTQQEAVLMALRFMKLDDQASGGTATALPEGFDVSNYYKPYVVLAFQRNVLDKTAEMAADNLKTSWGTHKATREWIAELLIRALGKTSDAQAVASEPSGFADDAKISAGKRGYINAAINLGLTNGLSGNIFNPTGEVTRAQLATFLSRAEAYSAAAYNNTSSGIVTEVKEGKMTLYSGVSNSVYSLNSGTAYFSSAAETAISLNNIQPYTKVTVIGKNGAAAYVELTDPKPQVETIQGTFARLSVSGNKLWLKNADGYPEYAFDNATSFVDAGGSTIAASSISEDSIVAITRETFTGQNKILKVQVTSGVVNKTASGTLKSIDLTAKTITFTNASGTDETFKWADSALFSYQKAILLPSELKAGSTVNYKIVNNLIVSVEVTQAVERTVQGMLTDLNSSSVVYKKADGTRGVQLLAASPAIIIPGYIKPVAADLIADATYGDTVELTLNGSDQVTKISVISRKLDQQFGASVTSYNSKTKLLTVTDNGNKPHVYELDDNTKYINDNGIIPTLTTIGPMLTENRKVNINALGQRTLSLEIVSKYEGVLTSVNTASKSIVLKTADGHSMTFPYPPIVEIFGRTGLSITDVSVGSSVIGYVPTSQDVLTILKVKTSQQLGLAYVDAANNKLGVKTSGGNIDIYTLAIPLTDETGQTIKLSDLKAGDYVNVSALGSSPLSIQSVKTTTGQITAIDAAAGTLSVKDYAGTVQAFGTGGSVKIVRDNGTSTALSSLSLSERAEVRKDADGTTIVRVLPVQTRNFSSYDAAASRIVVKRDNVNDENYRFILSPNVYIHQGDTTLSVQSLKENDKITVYFNNNVVVEIVKQ